The genomic interval CTTATAGCAGTTTTAAACATGGTATGAGTTGTATGAACGAAAATCATACAAAATCTAAGCATAGCAGTgttaactcacaatcagcacATTTCCTATGATCAACTAGTAAGTGTCCCCTGCCAAACAGTTTCAAGCAACTAAGTTTGGAAGGCAAATATTCAGAGAAGCAGTACTTGAGTTACATTCCACTTGTTGATTGTTTCCTAATTTAATTCCATGATGTAATAATTCgtaattctcatttttacattACAGTGAAATTAGGCCAGTGTCTGAGGATTTAGTTGTAACATTTGACGTACAACATTCTGACTTAGTCAGGACAGACCCTGTCAGCATTACTCGATTAAATGATACCCAAGTTAACGAATGGTCTATCACAATATTTGGTCTAGGGGCAGGCCACTCTATAGTTTCCACAAACGTTACCCCTGTCGATGCTACAGAGTAAGCATACAAGAAAATTGTGTCAAGGTTACTGGTTTTCGAATGGCATCGCATCTTTACTTACTTAAAATCTTATCGCTTCAATTGACTTGCAATTAATGGAACCACTAATTCGCTCTGGTAATACATCATCTCTACTAATTCCCGTTCAGTTTACAGTGCTTATCATAAAGTCAAGATTATTGGCACTAGAATTTAATTTGTTCTTCTTactttaaaaagaaaatgatgctGAATATCCTACAATAGATAGTACACTCATGATTGAGTCGTTTTGTGGTATATGACTCGCTTGATAACCTCTTGAACTTTGTCTACCACCCAGTCTGATGTTCGGTTAGTATACTCCGGACATCTCTCGGAGACAGTAGTGTTTCTGAACGTGATGTTGTATATCTCAGTGTTAATTAGGGATTTCAATAGTTTATAACGTGTGAAGCGATTAAATGAATTAAATTGACAGTTTCAGCTGTTACAGTTTATCTCTAGTCTTGTGAATACATACATTGCTTGAAATGGGActttacagaattataataatcccAGAATCTCAGTTGAAGGATTTTGATTTTAAGTAAGACTAATCAATAATGATACTATGGGCTGAAAAATATCTTTAGTGAACCATTTGGCCATATTCATCTCCTAGTATACTCATTgttgatatttcatttcagtACAACTGAAGCTTTCGTGCGGGTAACAATAGAAAAATCGGAAGCACTTTATCATGTGAGCTCCGTAGTTGGTTGGGTATACTTTTTGGCATGGAGCATCAGTTTTTACCCTCAGATATACAGCAATTACAAGCGAAAGAGTGTAGTTGGtttaaatttcgattttttatcccTGAATATCGTTGGGTTTGTAATGTACTCTTTGTTCAACTGTGGACTTTTTTGGATCTCCTCGGTGGAGGTAATTTTGTTGGATTTAACATTCCCCAAAATTTTACGGTGATATACTTCACGATTCTTCAagatttgtaaattttaatgTTCATAACGCTTTATTATTACAGCAAGAGTATTTTAATCGATATCCGAAGGGTTTGAATCCTGTTTTAGTGAATGACATAGTTTTTTCATTGCACGCGGTATTTGCCACAGCTGTTACAATACTTCAATGCTTTATTTATGAGGTCAGTACATATCAGCAGTGGGAACAAAGTTCTGCAGTTTACtgcaatcgttgaaaaaaagtttagTGACCTAATCCTGCATATCACGGTATTTCAGAGAGGGACTCAGAGAGTGTCGATAACAGCACGTATGATACATGGCGTGTTTGCTGTTTTAATACTGATCTCCATCATTTTAGCATCAGTTAACATAATCACGTGGCTAGACTTCTTGTATTATTGCAGCTATGTAAAGCTGGCTATTACgcttataaaatatgtaccACAAGCATTCTATAATTATAAAAGGAAATCTACAATTGGATGGAGTAtcggaaatatatttttggattttaCTGGTGGCATGCTGTCTATGCTGCAAATGATACTCAATGCATATAATTAcggtaaaatattattcagtattttcgtatttttcccGTTTTGATTATTTGGATAAATTAAATCGCATGCAAGTTTTCgttaaaaacttgaaacttgtgtaataaataatacacattCAACAGATGACTGGGAAAGTATTTTCGGAGATCCGACAAAGTTTGGACTTGGATTTTTCTCAGTTGccttcgatattttcttccttataCAGCATTACGTCCTTTACAGGTGCGTAaatcttttaaaaaattttcctgagAATTTCAGCTAATGTTTGAGATGTTTGAGCATGATGATAAGAGTTCGCCTAATCTATTTGCAAACATTGTTGAGCCTTGCAGTTAGCTAATGCATTATTCGTAATAGTTGCTTACTTGAATATCTAACAAACTAAATTTATGTGCTTTGCATCCATGCGTATGCGGTATTAGAATTGGTTCGTTTTTGTATATTTCTGCACTAGTTTGGCCTTGCTATACTCAACGGAATCGAActagtgaaaaaatatttcatgcaGATcgtttcctgattttttttttggtaaacgATGTCATCTCCACTATGACCAAAGATTAAAATTGGATTAAAAATCATTGATTCGATTCTGTAGGATTGGCATGCACAGTCTTATCTCATCATATTCACAAATCCTGTACACATGTCAATCAAGTTGTTAGATGTTAGAGATCGTCATGGATATGGAGATGGGGTAGAGCAAAAGTTTTTACCTTTACAGACATGCCAGTGAAAAGCAGATTGACCTGAATGGCCGAGTGTAACCAGCCAGCTGACGTTAGCTTGTCCCATTATGCCATACCCAcgattatgtatatttattacttAACCAACTGTATAGTCGTAGTAACGTAGTTATGTTGTGATGTTAGTAGCTAGTTTTTCAGAGACaaaagaaaagcgaaattctttttataaTGTACGACTATCTTGTGATGCccaataattatatttgttgTATCAAACTACATTAACATACCGTCCAGGATTTCTCGCACAGAGTGGAAAGTTCAAAACTATATTCATTCTCTTATTATGCTTTTAAGTCGATAAGAATGTAGATACATGGTCGTATAAGCTACCAAAACGAGGCAGTGTGTGCTTCAATgcgagattattattttcacgttattGAACGAAATCAATGTATAAATTTCCTTTTCACGTCAACgacatatttataaaaatttagcCAAAGCGTCCCGATGATGTTAGAacttagaaaaaaagataccaTGTGTAATTCCAAGGGATGATCAAAAAGTTTGCATGTCTCTACTGTGTCACGGAGCATGGTCTGATTAAAATTCATTCTTGAGACTAGTTCTGTACAGTACAATCCTGTAGAAAACCCCGTAAGATTATTATCTAACGTTAAAATGTTTTTGAAACAAGATATTCTACCAAAATGATTCATTTGGGCTCAAAATCAGAATTTAGCATAGTACTGTTATAGGATCACATGTATGATTAGATCTTTGTTGCCGAAATTTACTTGCAATTTCTATCAATTATGGTCCATACTGTCTTCTGTGATAATATCACGTATTCTACTACACGTTATCTTTGTACATATCAATTATCTGAAAAGATATTAGTTAatcaaagtatatatattatttatatttttataatcaatttaaaattgattgcaaaaataaattatcgtttGCATGAATTTTCATATCTCCCACCGTGCGCCTATCTCCCAAtgatatgtatgtgtattttGTGTGATCGACATGCATAAGAGTCGGATAAATATTGCGATATTGTGCTAGAAATTGCTGCATTACATGTTATTTATCACCTATATGTGTGACCATTATTACTTTCTTAGATCATTTTAGCATGTGGGCTAGAGTATGTTTATAAGATTACGATTTGTTGCTGCTATGATCTGCCCATATTCGAACAGTACACCTTGATTCAGCGGATGCTGAATAGGCATcacgttataaataaatatcaacaTCAGTGATGGCGGAAGTTAGTCTTTCCAATTGTTAGACAACT from Athalia rosae chromosome 1, iyAthRosa1.1, whole genome shotgun sequence carries:
- the LOC105691636 gene encoding cystinosin homolog isoform X2, encoding MIVQQRTWWIIFILGIGQSLADFTVSQQDLTVTVGGQKTFQLYLNEIRPVSEDLVVTFDVQHSDLVRTDPVSITRLNDTQVNEWSITIFGLGAGHSIVSTNVTPVDATDTTEAFVRVTIEKSEALYHVSSVVGWVYFLAWSISFYPQIYSNYKRKSVVGLNFDFLSLNIVGFVMYSLFNCGLFWISSVEQEYFNRYPKGLNPVLVNDIVFSLHAVFATAVTILQCFIYERGTQRVSITARMIHGVFAVLILISIILASVNIITWLDFLYYCSYVKLAITLIKYVPQAFYNYKRKSTIGWSIGNIFLDFTGGMLSMLQMILNAYNYDDWESIFGDPTKFGLGFFSVAFDIFFLIQHYVLYRHASEKQIDLNGRV
- the LOC105691636 gene encoding cystinosin homolog isoform X1; the protein is MIVQQRTWWIIFILGIGQSLADFTVSQQDLTVTVGGQKTFQLYLNEIRPVSEDLVVTFDVQHSDLVRTDPVSITRLNDTQVNEWSITIFGLGAGHSIVSTNVTPVDATDTTEAFVRVTIEKSEALYHVSSVVGWVYFLAWSISFYPQIYSNYKRKSVVGLNFDFLSLNIVGFVMYSLFNCGLFWISSVEQEYFNRYPKGLNPVLVNDIVFSLHAVFATAVTILQCFIYERGTQRVSITARMIHGVFAVLILISIILASVNIITWLDFLYYCSYVKLAITLIKYVPQAFYNYKRKSTIGWSIGNIFLDFTGGMLSMLQMILNAYNYDDWESIFGDPTKFGLGFFSVAFDIFFLIQHYVLYRDRQEYVELPKDYSQSNESQRILTIPGSYQGS